In Bradyrhizobium guangxiense, the following are encoded in one genomic region:
- a CDS encoding DUF2155 domain-containing protein, translating into MSNKPDSLLKPREMFRTIPLTGLAALLAATALTVATPAQAQIGTIFSDPPPLRPPGNIPRGQPQPQQIPDDDEEVPELPPQGRVLPSRPMPPPPGRQGNVMPGPVESQPLAPPPGSTVAPPNQPPSAAIAPPGPQGAPGRQPQQKGAPGAVPQTPASLQPGDEVVTEPPAQKIVNKKATFSGLDKITGRIINFDEEIGETVQFGALRVKTDACYTRPATEATNTDAFVEVDEITLQGEVKRIFSGWMYAASPGLHGVEHPIYDIWLTDCKEPQQTIATAAPDPATKPAPPPPPAQKKAAPKQVQQRPPQPLPPIQQQPAPPPPPPPEQRPGLFGIPGFGR; encoded by the coding sequence ATGTCCAACAAGCCCGATTCGCTGTTGAAGCCGCGCGAGATGTTTCGAACCATTCCTCTGACAGGCCTTGCGGCGCTTCTGGCCGCCACCGCACTGACGGTTGCGACGCCGGCTCAGGCGCAGATCGGCACGATCTTCTCCGATCCGCCGCCGCTGCGGCCGCCCGGCAACATTCCACGGGGGCAACCGCAGCCGCAGCAGATCCCCGATGACGACGAAGAGGTGCCGGAGCTGCCGCCGCAGGGCCGAGTGCTGCCGTCGCGCCCGATGCCGCCGCCGCCGGGTCGACAGGGTAATGTGATGCCGGGGCCGGTCGAGAGCCAGCCGCTGGCGCCGCCGCCGGGCTCCACTGTCGCGCCGCCCAACCAGCCGCCATCCGCCGCCATCGCGCCGCCCGGTCCGCAGGGCGCGCCCGGTCGTCAGCCGCAGCAGAAGGGCGCTCCGGGCGCGGTGCCGCAGACGCCTGCGAGTCTGCAGCCGGGCGACGAGGTGGTGACCGAACCGCCGGCGCAGAAGATCGTGAACAAGAAGGCGACGTTCTCCGGGCTCGACAAGATCACCGGGCGCATCATCAATTTCGACGAGGAGATCGGCGAGACCGTTCAGTTCGGTGCGCTCAGGGTCAAGACCGACGCCTGCTACACGCGGCCTGCGACGGAGGCGACCAATACCGACGCTTTCGTCGAGGTCGACGAGATCACCCTGCAGGGCGAGGTGAAGCGGATCTTCTCGGGCTGGATGTACGCGGCGAGCCCGGGCCTGCACGGTGTCGAGCACCCGATCTACGACATCTGGCTCACCGACTGCAAAGAGCCGCAGCAGACCATTGCCACCGCGGCGCCGGATCCCGCGACCAAGCCCGCACCTCCGCCGCCGCCCGCGCAGAAGAAGGCCGCGCCCAAGCAGGTGCAGCAGCGTCCGCCGCAGCCCCTGCCGCCGATCCAGCAGCAACCGGCACCGCCGCCGCCACCGCCGCCCGAGCAGCGGCCAGGCCTGTTCGGCATCCCAGGGTTTGGCCGCTAG
- a CDS encoding Na+-dependent transporter: MASHLRTICTIPLRGLTWLGSQGTRAVAAVVFIAAAVPPLGALLRPYLTEAILCLLCISFMRVDLAALYSHLRRPALVATATAWTTIGVPLIIGVIAHATGLTARAPGLSLALMLQSMASPMMASPALAALMGLDATLVLITLVTSTALVPFTASLFAGLFLGDMLSITPLTLGLKLLGILAASLLAATAIRWIFGAAAIQRHKTPIDGFNIIILFVFAAAIMGDVVSDLLAQPLFTISLAALSFAIYFTLLAITTLLFRRIGTERALALGLMVSQRNLGLMLAATAGALPPTTWLYFAMTQFPIHLAPYMLMPIARRLTARTEGPGAAAASGSA; the protein is encoded by the coding sequence ATGGCCTCTCATCTTCGAACCATCTGCACGATTCCGCTGCGCGGGCTGACCTGGCTCGGCAGCCAGGGCACCCGCGCGGTGGCCGCTGTCGTGTTCATCGCAGCCGCAGTGCCGCCGCTCGGCGCCTTGCTGCGCCCCTATCTCACCGAGGCGATCCTCTGCCTGCTCTGCATCTCCTTCATGCGGGTCGATCTGGCCGCCCTCTACAGCCATCTGCGACGGCCGGCGCTGGTTGCAACCGCCACGGCCTGGACCACGATCGGCGTGCCGCTGATCATAGGAGTGATCGCGCACGCAACCGGGCTCACGGCGCGCGCGCCCGGGCTTTCGCTCGCACTGATGCTGCAGAGCATGGCCTCGCCGATGATGGCCTCCCCGGCACTGGCCGCGCTGATGGGGCTCGACGCCACGCTGGTGCTGATCACGCTGGTGACCTCGACCGCGCTGGTGCCGTTCACCGCCTCGCTATTCGCGGGCCTCTTCCTCGGCGACATGCTCAGCATCACGCCGCTGACGCTGGGCCTGAAACTGCTCGGCATCCTCGCAGCATCGCTGCTGGCCGCGACGGCGATCCGATGGATCTTCGGCGCGGCGGCGATCCAGCGTCATAAGACGCCGATCGACGGTTTCAACATCATCATCCTCTTCGTCTTTGCTGCGGCGATCATGGGCGATGTCGTCAGCGACCTCCTCGCCCAGCCGCTCTTCACCATCAGCCTCGCAGCCCTGTCCTTCGCGATCTATTTCACGCTGCTCGCGATCACCACGCTGCTGTTCCGCCGCATCGGCACCGAGCGCGCGCTGGCCCTCGGGCTGATGGTGTCACAGCGCAATCTCGGCCTGATGCTGGCAGCAACGGCCGGCGCGCTGCCGCCCACCACCTGGCTCTATTTCGCGATGACGCAGTTTCCGATCCACCTTGCGCCGTACATGCTGATGCCGATCGCGCGGCGCCTGACGGCGCGCACGGAGGGACCCGGAGCTGCGGCTGCAAGCGGCTCCGCTTAG
- a CDS encoding DJ-1/PfpI family protein, protein MSAPLQIGLLVFPRVTQLDFTGPLQVFAMLPDAKLHLIWKRIEPVPSDSVMTLTPTTTFADCPQLDVICVPGGGGTNDLLNDQDVLDFLSKQAEGAKYVTSVCTGSLALGAAGLLKGYRAATHWSAMEMLTQFGATPTKTRVCVDRNRITGGGVTAGIDFALTLVSILRDRTTAEAIQLQMEYNPAPPFNSGSPDTAPAEVMALLRERGAQNQARRLEAVKRAAERVK, encoded by the coding sequence ATGTCGGCACCGCTCCAGATCGGTCTCTTGGTATTTCCGCGCGTCACCCAGCTCGACTTCACCGGGCCCTTGCAGGTGTTCGCCATGCTTCCCGACGCAAAACTGCACCTGATTTGGAAGCGGATCGAACCGGTGCCGAGCGACTCCGTGATGACGTTGACGCCGACCACGACATTCGCGGACTGCCCGCAGCTCGACGTGATCTGCGTGCCCGGCGGCGGCGGCACCAACGATCTGCTCAACGACCAGGACGTGCTGGATTTCCTGAGCAAGCAGGCCGAAGGCGCGAAGTACGTCACCTCCGTTTGCACGGGATCGCTGGCGCTCGGCGCCGCCGGCCTCTTGAAAGGCTACCGCGCCGCCACGCATTGGAGCGCGATGGAGATGCTCACCCAGTTCGGTGCGACCCCGACCAAGACGCGCGTCTGCGTCGACCGCAACCGCATCACCGGCGGCGGCGTCACCGCAGGCATCGACTTCGCGCTGACGCTGGTGTCGATCCTGCGCGACCGCACCACGGCGGAAGCGATCCAGCTCCAGATGGAATACAACCCCGCCCCACCCTTCAACTCCGGCTCGCCTGACACCGCCCCGGCCGAAGTGATGGCCCTGTTGAGGGAGCGTGGCGCGCAGAACCAGGCGCGACGGCTCGAGGCCGTGAAGCGCGCCGCTGAAAGGGTGAAGTAG
- a CDS encoding alpha/beta hydrolase, translating to MPVVLDPDAAAVYKAFQEAGRPPYETLTAPEARAYYSQARFATNPDAPELARVAQLSIPAPHGAIPARLYVPKEPRRHENLSPALVFFHGGGWVIGDLDSHDVVCRQLAVEAALTVISVDYRLAPEHKFPAAAEDAIAATNWVAANAREFGIDAARLAIGGDSAGGNLAAVVALTTRDAGGPALAGQVLIYPATDFAMTHGSHSEPDTSVLLTHSVIRWFRDHYLNGAADIHDWRASPARAQDLTGLPPAYVLTAGADPLRDEGDEYAARLKQAGVPVTTRHYPGQFHGFFTMGKLLQQANVAIGEIGAWLKGLG from the coding sequence ATGCCCGTAGTGCTCGATCCCGACGCCGCCGCCGTCTACAAGGCGTTCCAGGAGGCCGGCCGCCCGCCCTACGAGACCCTGACCGCACCGGAAGCGCGGGCCTATTATTCGCAGGCGCGCTTTGCCACCAATCCCGACGCGCCGGAGCTTGCGCGCGTCGCACAGCTCTCGATCCCGGCGCCCCACGGCGCGATTCCTGCCCGCCTCTACGTGCCCAAGGAGCCGCGCCGGCATGAGAACCTGTCGCCGGCGCTGGTGTTCTTCCATGGCGGCGGCTGGGTGATCGGCGATCTCGACTCCCACGACGTCGTCTGCCGCCAGCTCGCGGTCGAAGCTGCGCTAACCGTGATCTCGGTCGACTACCGTCTCGCGCCCGAGCACAAATTTCCGGCCGCCGCCGAGGACGCCATCGCCGCGACCAACTGGGTCGCCGCCAACGCGCGCGAGTTCGGCATCGACGCCGCGCGCCTTGCAATCGGCGGCGACAGTGCCGGCGGCAATCTCGCCGCCGTTGTCGCGCTCACCACGCGTGACGCCGGCGGTCCTGCGCTCGCGGGCCAGGTGCTGATCTATCCGGCGACCGATTTCGCCATGACCCACGGGTCCCACAGCGAGCCCGACACCAGCGTGCTGCTGACGCATTCGGTGATCCGCTGGTTCCGCGACCATTACCTGAACGGTGCCGCCGACATCCACGATTGGCGCGCTTCGCCGGCGCGTGCGCAAGACCTGACCGGCCTGCCGCCGGCCTATGTGCTGACCGCCGGCGCCGATCCCTTGCGCGATGAAGGGGACGAATATGCCGCGCGCCTCAAGCAGGCCGGCGTACCCGTCACGACCAGGCACTATCCCGGCCAGTTCCACGGCTTCTTCACCATGGGCAAGCTGCTGCAACAGGCCAATGTCGCGATCGGCGAGATCGGCGCGTGGCTGAAAGGGCTTGGCTGA
- a CDS encoding NADH:ubiquinone oxidoreductase subunit NDUFA12 — MKQFFLKFFTWWNGQTFGTQLWTKRYGELVGQDEQGNLYYRTRGGAVDPTLGFERRWVVYNGYAEASRIPPSWHGWIHHVVDLPPTEANYQPREWEKPHQPNLTGTAKAYRPSGSTLASGKRPKATGDYQPWTPG; from the coding sequence ATGAAACAGTTCTTCCTCAAGTTCTTCACCTGGTGGAATGGCCAGACCTTTGGCACCCAACTCTGGACCAAGCGGTACGGTGAGCTGGTCGGCCAGGACGAGCAGGGCAATCTCTACTATCGCACCCGCGGCGGAGCGGTCGATCCGACCCTCGGCTTCGAGCGGCGTTGGGTGGTCTATAACGGCTACGCCGAGGCGAGCCGGATCCCGCCGTCCTGGCACGGCTGGATTCACCACGTCGTCGATCTGCCGCCGACCGAGGCCAACTATCAGCCGCGCGAGTGGGAAAAGCCGCACCAGCCGAATCTCACCGGCACGGCAAAGGCCTATCGCCCCTCGGGATCGACCCTCGCCAGCGGCAAGCGTCCGAAGGCGACCGGCGACTATCAGCCCTGGACGCCTGGCTAG
- a CDS encoding sensor histidine kinase — MNQRTPTLLYIDDDGALARLVERGLTRRGYRVVHAASGEEGLERIRRAAAQGNIDGGIDVVALDQYMPGLDGLETLEQIMAIPDAPPVVFVTASQDSNIAVTALKAGAADYLVKDVTGDFIPLLHVATEGALRQAELQKAREEAEAEIHASRDRYAALAAERELLLREVNHRVGNSLQIIASLLHLQASSAAQDEVKAALTNAMGRVAAVAQVHRRLYTSQDLKSVVLNQYLDSLLEDLRRSAEGNRMSRLTLKAEAIEIDPDRAVAVGIIVNELVMNAVKYAYPDGAGPIHVELSSQGEDLLLSITDDGVGDNVKADPRSTGMGQRIVAAMAAKLDASVERDPTHSGTRIVLRFGRTPAVPGKTSPAATG, encoded by the coding sequence ATGAACCAGCGCACGCCAACACTGCTCTACATCGACGATGACGGTGCGCTGGCGCGCCTGGTCGAACGCGGCCTGACGCGGCGCGGCTACAGGGTCGTCCATGCCGCCAGCGGCGAGGAAGGCCTGGAGCGCATCCGCCGTGCGGCTGCCCAAGGCAATATCGATGGCGGCATCGACGTGGTGGCGCTCGACCAGTACATGCCCGGCCTCGACGGGCTGGAGACGCTCGAGCAGATCATGGCGATCCCGGACGCGCCGCCGGTCGTGTTCGTCACGGCCTCGCAGGATTCCAACATCGCCGTCACCGCGCTGAAAGCAGGCGCCGCCGATTATCTCGTCAAGGACGTCACCGGCGATTTCATCCCCCTGCTCCACGTCGCGACCGAGGGCGCGCTGCGCCAGGCCGAATTGCAGAAGGCGCGTGAGGAAGCCGAAGCCGAGATCCATGCCTCGCGCGACCGCTACGCGGCCCTTGCCGCCGAACGCGAGCTGCTGCTGCGTGAGGTCAACCACCGCGTCGGCAACTCGCTCCAGATCATCGCCTCTCTGCTGCACCTCCAGGCAAGCTCCGCCGCGCAGGACGAGGTCAAGGCGGCGCTCACCAATGCGATGGGCCGCGTCGCCGCGGTCGCGCAGGTGCACCGCCGCCTCTACACTTCGCAGGACCTGAAGAGCGTGGTCCTGAACCAATATCTGGACTCACTGCTCGAGGATCTTCGCCGCTCGGCCGAAGGCAACCGGATGTCGCGCCTGACGCTGAAGGCCGAGGCGATCGAGATCGATCCGGACCGCGCGGTTGCGGTCGGCATCATCGTCAACGAGCTGGTGATGAACGCGGTGAAATACGCCTATCCCGACGGCGCGGGCCCGATCCATGTCGAGCTGAGCTCGCAGGGCGAGGATCTCCTGCTGTCGATCACCGACGACGGCGTCGGCGACAACGTCAAGGCCGATCCGCGCTCCACCGGCATGGGCCAGCGCATCGTCGCGGCCATGGCCGCCAAGCTCGACGCCTCGGTCGAGCGCGATCCCACGCATTCCGGAACCCGGATTGTGCTGAGGTTCGGTCGCACGCCCGCAGTTCCCGGCAAGACCAGCCCCGCCGCCACGGGCTGA
- a CDS encoding GlxA family transcriptional regulator: MIGILIFPDFQLLDAAGPISVFEVAARCAGKPLALRVLALNAGPVRSSSGAEMMAHDFKSANAITTLIIAGGAGVTDAARCETTRAFVQRLAKRGVRVASVCSGAYVLAEAGLLDGRRATTHWGRTRDFVARYPKVKFEPDQIFTRDGNVWTSAGITAGIDLALAMVTEDHGEEIAQHAARHLVLYHRRSGGQSQFSSLLELKAPNGRFGALLSWARENLDTRLTVEDLADRAGMSARHFARAFAAETGTTPSKAIERLRLEVARERVQSSREAIELVAETTGFGDPERMRRAFIRAFGQPPQALRRAARAG; the protein is encoded by the coding sequence ATGATCGGCATTTTGATCTTTCCGGATTTCCAGCTGCTCGATGCGGCCGGTCCCATCTCGGTATTCGAGGTCGCGGCGCGCTGCGCCGGAAAGCCGCTGGCGTTGCGCGTGCTGGCGCTGAACGCGGGGCCCGTGCGCAGCTCGTCGGGCGCCGAGATGATGGCGCACGACTTCAAGTCGGCGAATGCGATCACGACGCTGATCATCGCGGGCGGCGCAGGCGTGACGGATGCCGCGCGCTGCGAGACAACGCGCGCCTTCGTGCAACGGCTGGCTAAGCGCGGCGTGCGGGTCGCGAGCGTCTGTTCGGGCGCCTACGTGCTGGCCGAGGCAGGATTGCTGGACGGCCGCCGCGCCACCACGCATTGGGGACGCACACGGGATTTCGTCGCGCGCTATCCCAAGGTGAAGTTCGAGCCGGACCAGATCTTCACCCGCGACGGCAATGTGTGGACGTCGGCGGGCATCACCGCGGGCATCGACCTCGCGCTCGCGATGGTGACCGAAGATCACGGCGAGGAGATCGCGCAGCACGCCGCGCGTCACCTCGTGCTGTATCATCGCCGCAGCGGCGGCCAGTCGCAGTTCTCCTCCCTGCTGGAATTGAAGGCGCCGAACGGCCGCTTCGGCGCACTGCTGTCCTGGGCGCGGGAAAATCTCGACACCAGGCTGACCGTCGAAGACCTCGCCGACCGCGCCGGCATGAGCGCGCGGCATTTTGCCCGCGCCTTCGCCGCCGAGACCGGAACGACACCGTCGAAGGCGATCGAGCGGCTCCGGCTCGAGGTCGCGCGCGAGCGCGTGCAGTCCTCCCGCGAGGCGATCGAGCTGGTCGCGGAGACGACCGGGTTCGGCGATCCCGAGCGCATGCGGCGCGCCTTCATCCGCGCCTTCGGCCAGCCGCCGCAGGCGTTGCGGCGCGCGGCGCGGGCGGGGTAG
- a CDS encoding glutathione S-transferase family protein has protein sequence MARYRLHCVGASGNSFKVALFLNCAGLDWEPVGVDFASGETRNPHWRAAANIMGEVPVLEAEGRHMSQSGAILMWLAGTHGVFAPTREEAFEAMRWLLFDNHKFTSNFAQHRFQRCFMPEPVHPAVLAYLRARTESAFAIVDKHLSDRRFVLGDRPTIVDFSLLGYLYYPTEETGFDLSTAFPAIDAWRRRVAELPGWKPPYEMMPVGNSPPLHLYL, from the coding sequence ATGGCGCGATACCGCCTGCACTGTGTCGGAGCTTCGGGCAATTCGTTCAAGGTCGCACTCTTCCTCAACTGCGCCGGGCTCGACTGGGAGCCCGTCGGCGTCGACTTCGCCAGCGGGGAGACGCGCAACCCTCACTGGCGGGCCGCAGCCAACATCATGGGCGAAGTCCCCGTCCTCGAGGCCGAAGGCCGGCATATGAGCCAGTCGGGCGCGATTCTGATGTGGCTCGCCGGAACTCACGGCGTGTTTGCTCCGACGCGCGAAGAGGCCTTCGAGGCGATGCGCTGGCTGCTGTTCGACAATCACAAATTCACGTCAAACTTTGCGCAGCACCGGTTTCAGCGCTGCTTCATGCCGGAGCCCGTTCATCCGGCGGTGCTCGCCTATTTGCGCGCGCGGACCGAAAGCGCCTTCGCCATCGTGGACAAACACCTCTCCGACCGACGCTTCGTGCTGGGCGACCGGCCGACAATCGTCGATTTCTCGCTTCTCGGTTATTTGTACTATCCAACTGAGGAGACGGGCTTCGATCTTTCGACGGCTTTCCCTGCGATCGATGCCTGGCGCCGGCGCGTCGCGGAGCTGCCGGGCTGGAAGCCGCCCTATGAGATGATGCCGGTCGGCAACTCGCCGCCGCTTCATCTGTATCTCTGA
- a CDS encoding BA14K family protein, translating to MNSLRVLSAAAALALVVPMTSPSFAQGPSARVSGAPQVGGGGGAHIGGGGGGFGGGARMGGGPAIQGGGGNFAAGPAARPSGGNFVASPSPRTAFAPSVSGDRSVATAGNWQGGSNWSGRHWHHHRGGFWPGFAAGAAIGGIGSYAYYGGGYYDDPYYYGDSYYDEPSVAVVPDSGGDSAAYCAQRYRSYDPASGTYLGYDGQRHPCP from the coding sequence ATGAACAGTCTGAGAGTTTTGAGTGCCGCCGCAGCGCTGGCGCTTGTTGTGCCCATGACCTCACCGAGCTTCGCGCAAGGGCCCAGCGCCCGCGTGAGCGGCGCCCCCCAGGTCGGCGGCGGCGGCGGCGCTCACATCGGCGGTGGCGGCGGCGGCTTCGGTGGCGGAGCACGGATGGGCGGCGGTCCCGCGATCCAGGGCGGCGGCGGCAATTTTGCGGCGGGCCCAGCGGCGCGGCCGAGCGGCGGCAATTTCGTAGCCAGCCCGTCGCCCCGTACGGCCTTCGCACCATCGGTCAGCGGTGACCGCAGCGTTGCAACGGCGGGCAACTGGCAAGGCGGAAGCAATTGGAGCGGTCGCCACTGGCATCATCATCGCGGCGGCTTCTGGCCCGGCTTCGCGGCGGGAGCGGCGATCGGCGGCATCGGCTCGTACGCCTATTACGGCGGCGGCTATTACGATGACCCCTACTACTATGGCGACAGCTACTATGACGAGCCGTCAGTGGCGGTGGTCCCCGACAGCGGCGGCGACTCTGCAGCCTATTGCGCGCAGCGCTACAGATCGTATGACCCGGCTTCGGGCACCTATCTCGGTTATGACGGCCAGCGGCATCCCTGCCCGTAA
- a CDS encoding response regulator — protein MTQPVTIIMIEDDEGHARLIERNIRRSGVNNEIVSFANGTDAMRHLFGTDGSGLVQKGNALLILLDLNLPDMTGIDILRQIKENKYLKASPVVVLTTTDDSQEIKRCYELGCNVYITKPVNYENFANAIRQLGLFFSVIQVPPAAP, from the coding sequence ATGACCCAGCCAGTCACCATCATCATGATCGAGGACGACGAGGGCCACGCCCGCCTGATCGAGCGCAACATCCGCCGCTCGGGAGTCAACAACGAGATCGTCTCGTTCGCCAACGGCACGGACGCGATGCGGCACTTGTTCGGCACCGACGGCTCCGGGCTGGTGCAGAAGGGCAACGCGCTGCTGATCCTGCTCGACCTCAACCTGCCCGACATGACCGGCATCGACATCCTGAGGCAGATCAAGGAAAACAAATACCTGAAAGCCTCGCCGGTGGTGGTGCTGACCACCACCGACGACTCCCAGGAAATCAAGCGCTGCTACGAGCTCGGCTGCAACGTCTACATCACCAAGCCCGTCAACTACGAGAATTTCGCCAATGCCATTCGGCAGCTCGGCCTGTTCTTCTCGGTCATCCAGGTCCCGCCCGCCGCACCATGA
- a CDS encoding sensor histidine kinase, producing the protein MTAEAQRRRTFWQILLISAGLLVLTVISAGSVYLVNKAREDSNWVLHTIEVENQINALLLEVRRAESSARGFLLTQGPDFQSDHEKAVAAIVPALDKLTRQIGDNPAQRDSIEKLSAAIETRLDQFSREIKFVKDGRPELATELVREAARGNTTTTISNQANAMIREEERLFRLRTVNSDRSQTLAASMTGIGSGLVVLLALISTWLVRRSAGARDEAEARLRDANVNLETVVDERTADLREANDEIQRFAYIVSHDLRSPLVNIMGFTSELEELGGDIFRRIGSLTHVPADGPPLAPGAAGEIALEGADKQLSEDFSEALGFIKTSIAKMDRLISAILNLTREGRREFQPVKIDTTELIEAIVSTLAHQAAEAQAEIHLEPLPNIVSDRLALEQIFSNLIDNAIKYLKNGVPGEIRIRGRTKLGYAIFEISDNGRGIDARDHQRIFDLFRRAGTQDKPGQGIGLAHVRALVRRLGGTMSVSSELNAGSTFTITLPIAWNVSNWNRDR; encoded by the coding sequence GTGACGGCCGAGGCCCAACGACGGCGCACATTTTGGCAGATCCTGCTGATTTCGGCGGGGCTTCTGGTCCTGACCGTGATCAGCGCCGGCTCGGTCTATCTTGTCAACAAGGCGCGGGAGGACAGCAACTGGGTGCTCCACACCATCGAGGTGGAGAACCAGATCAATGCCCTGCTGCTCGAAGTCCGGCGCGCCGAGAGCAGCGCCCGCGGCTTTCTCCTGACGCAGGGACCGGATTTCCAATCGGATCATGAGAAGGCCGTCGCGGCGATCGTTCCGGCGCTCGACAAGCTCACGCGCCAGATCGGCGACAATCCGGCGCAACGCGACAGCATCGAGAAGCTGAGCGCCGCGATCGAGACGCGGCTCGACCAGTTCTCGCGCGAGATAAAGTTCGTGAAGGACGGGCGGCCCGAGCTGGCCACGGAGCTCGTCCGCGAGGCCGCACGCGGCAACACCACGACCACGATCAGCAATCAGGCCAACGCCATGATCCGCGAGGAGGAGCGGCTATTTAGGCTCCGCACGGTCAACTCCGACCGGAGCCAGACCCTCGCGGCATCCATGACCGGCATCGGCTCCGGCCTCGTCGTGTTGCTGGCCCTGATCTCGACCTGGCTGGTGCGGCGCTCGGCTGGCGCCCGTGACGAGGCCGAAGCGCGCCTGCGCGATGCCAACGTCAATCTGGAGACCGTCGTCGACGAACGCACCGCGGATCTGCGCGAGGCCAACGACGAGATCCAGCGCTTTGCCTATATCGTCAGCCACGATCTGCGCTCGCCGCTCGTCAACATCATGGGCTTCACCAGCGAGCTCGAAGAGCTCGGCGGAGACATCTTCCGCCGCATCGGCAGCCTCACCCACGTTCCCGCCGACGGGCCGCCGCTGGCGCCCGGCGCCGCCGGCGAGATCGCGCTCGAAGGCGCCGACAAGCAGCTCTCGGAGGATTTTTCCGAAGCGCTCGGCTTCATCAAGACCTCGATCGCGAAGATGGATCGGCTGATCTCGGCCATTCTCAACCTCACCCGCGAGGGCCGGCGTGAGTTTCAGCCGGTGAAGATCGACACGACCGAGCTGATCGAGGCCATCGTGTCGACGCTGGCGCACCAGGCGGCCGAGGCGCAGGCCGAGATCCATCTCGAGCCCCTGCCGAACATCGTCAGCGACCGCCTCGCACTCGAACAGATCTTCTCCAATCTGATCGACAACGCGATCAAGTATCTAAAGAACGGCGTCCCCGGCGAGATCAGAATCCGCGGGCGGACCAAGCTCGGCTACGCCATCTTCGAGATCAGCGACAATGGCCGCGGCATCGACGCTAGGGATCATCAGCGGATATTCGACCTGTTCCGCCGCGCGGGAACCCAGGACAAGCCCGGCCAGGGCATCGGTCTTGCGCATGTGCGTGCACTTGTGCGTCGCCTCGGCGGCACCATGTCGGTATCATCGGAACTGAACGCGGGCAGTACCTTCACGATCACGCTGCCGATCGCCTGGAACGTGAGCAACTGGAACCGAGATCGATGA
- the aat gene encoding leucyl/phenylalanyl-tRNA--protein transferase, whose product MTSRDSAPSEITPAVLLRAYACGIFPMAESADDPTLFWVEPELRGVIPLGGFRIASRLARTVRSDAFRVTINTAFKATIAGCAAPQAGREDTWINKRIRDLYGGLHQLGHCHSVEAWQGEDLVGGLYGVSLGRAFFGESMFHTARDASKVALVHLVARLIYGGFELLDTQYVTDHLKSFGAVEIPRRRYTALLDKALAGEPGDFLRLSPGEAIPGARALEIIASRQ is encoded by the coding sequence ATGACTTCGCGCGACTCCGCTCCGTCTGAAATCACCCCGGCCGTCCTGCTGCGCGCCTATGCCTGCGGCATCTTCCCGATGGCGGAAAGTGCCGACGATCCGACCCTGTTCTGGGTCGAGCCGGAATTGCGCGGCGTGATCCCGCTCGGCGGATTCCGCATCGCCTCGCGCCTTGCGCGCACGGTGCGCTCGGATGCGTTTCGCGTGACCATCAACACCGCGTTCAAGGCGACGATCGCCGGCTGCGCCGCGCCGCAGGCCGGACGCGAGGACACTTGGATCAACAAGCGCATCCGCGACCTCTATGGCGGCCTGCACCAGCTCGGCCATTGCCACAGCGTCGAGGCCTGGCAGGGCGAAGATCTCGTCGGCGGGCTGTACGGCGTCAGTCTGGGACGGGCCTTCTTCGGCGAGAGCATGTTCCACACCGCGCGCGATGCCTCGAAGGTCGCGCTGGTGCATCTGGTCGCGCGGCTGATTTACGGCGGCTTCGAGCTGCTCGACACGCAATATGTCACCGATCACCTGAAGAGCTTCGGCGCGGTCGAGATCCCGCGGCGGCGCTACACCGCGCTGCTCGACAAGGCGCTCGCCGGCGAGCCCGGCGATTTCCTCAGGCTCTCCCCCGGCGAAGCGATCCCGGGCGCACGCGCGCTCGAGATCATCGCCTCGCGACAATAG
- a CDS encoding GNAT family N-acetyltransferase gives MNEAIIRRATEHDLPEVLTLYRHLHPDEARLEEDTAERVWSTLLRSGFMTVIVAQTATRLVSSCTLAIVPNLSRGGRSYGVIENVVIHADHRRQGLGRRVLAYALDIASQADCYKVHLATGSKRESTLRFYEEAGFERGGKTYFEVRR, from the coding sequence ATGAACGAAGCCATCATACGTCGCGCAACCGAGCACGATCTGCCGGAAGTGTTGACTCTCTACCGGCATCTTCATCCGGACGAAGCCCGATTGGAGGAGGACACTGCCGAGCGTGTCTGGTCGACGCTACTTCGATCCGGCTTCATGACGGTCATCGTGGCGCAGACAGCGACGCGGCTTGTCTCGTCCTGCACCCTCGCGATCGTACCTAATCTGTCTCGGGGCGGTCGATCATATGGCGTGATCGAGAACGTGGTCATCCATGCGGATCACCGCAGACAGGGACTCGGGCGACGGGTTCTTGCGTATGCGCTCGACATCGCATCGCAAGCCGATTGCTACAAAGTCCACCTGGCGACCGGCTCGAAACGGGAGAGCACCTTGCGCTTTTACGAAGAGGCCGGATTTGAGCGGGGCGGCAAGACGTATTTCGAAGTACGGCGATGA